Proteins encoded within one genomic window of Bos indicus x Bos taurus breed Angus x Brahman F1 hybrid chromosome 18, Bos_hybrid_MaternalHap_v2.0, whole genome shotgun sequence:
- the HSDL1 gene encoding inactive hydroxysteroid dehydrogenase-like protein 1, giving the protein MAAVDSFYLLYREIARSCNCYIEALALVGAWYTARKSITVVCDFYSLIRLHFIPRLVSRADLIKQYGRWAVVSGATDGIGRAYAEELASRGLNIVLISRSQEKLQMVAKDIADTYKVETDIIVADFSSGREIYDMIREALQDRDIGILVNNVGVFYPYPQYFTQVSEDTLWDIVNVNIAAASLMVHIVLPGMVERKKGAIVTISSGSCCKPTPQLAAFSASKAYLDHFSRALQYEYASKGIFVQSLIPFYVATNVATPGSFLHKCPWLVPSPKVYAHHAVSTLGISKRTTGYWSHSIQFLFAQYMPEWLWVWGANILNRSLRKEALSCKA; this is encoded by the exons ATGGCTGCCGTCGACAGCTTCTACCTCTTGTACAGGGAAATCGCCAGGTCCTGCAACTGCTACATTGAAGCCCTCGCCTTGGTTGGAGCCTGGTACACGGCCAGAAAAAGCATCACCGTCGTCTGTGACTTCTACAGCCTCATCAGGCTGCATTTCATCCCGCGCCTGGTGAGCAGAGCGGACCTGATCAAGCAGTATGGAAGATGGGCGGTCGTGAGTG GTGCCACGGACGGGATTGGAAGGGCCTATGCAGAGGAGCTGGCCAGCCGTGGGCTCAACATTGTCCTGATCAGCCGGAGCCAAGAGAAGCTGCAGATGGTCGCTAAAGACATAGCTGACACCTACAAAGTGGAGACTGACATCATAGTCGCGGACTTCAGCAGCGGCCGCGAGATTTATGACATGATCCGGGAAGCCTTGCAGGACAGAGACATTGGCATCCTGGTGAATAACGTGGGTGTGTTCTACCCCTATCCGCAGTACTTCACGCAGGTCTCTGAGGACACGCTCTGGGACATTGTCAACGTGAACATCGCGGCGGCCAGCCTCATGGTCCACATCGTGTTACCAGGGATGGTGGAGAGGAAGAAGGGCGCCATCGTCACCATCTCCTCTGGCTCCTGCTGCAAACCCACCCCCCAGCTGGCAGCGTTCTCAGCATCTAAG GCTTATTTAGACCACTTCAGCAGAGCATTGCAGTATGAATATGCTTCCAAAGGAATCTTTGTACAGAGTTTAATCCCATTCTACGTGGCTACCAACGTGGCCACCCCTGGCAGCTTTCTGCACAAGTGCCCATGGTTGGTGCCTTCCCCAAAAGTGTACGCACATCATGCTGTTTCTACCCTCGGCATTTCAAAAAGGACCACAGGATACTGGTCCCATTCCATCCAG tttcttttcgcACAGTATATGCCTGAATGGCTCTGGGTGTGGGGAGCAAATATTCTCAACCGTTCTTTGCGTAAGGAGGCCTTATCCTGCAAAGCTTGA